From Lujinxingia vulgaris:
TCTTTCCGACCTGGCGGGCCGTCTGCACGACCTGGTTGGCCTCCTCGATCGAGAGGGCAAGGGGGCGCTCCACCGAGACGTGCTTACCGGCCTGCAGGGCGTCGATGACCTGGCTTGCGTGCAGATAGTGAGGGGTAAGGATCTCGACGGCGTCGATCTCCTTATTCTCCAGCATCTCACTAAAATTCGTGTAATAGGCGCGCGCACCCCAATCCAGAGAGCGTTGAATGGCGCGGTCTTCATCGCGGTCGCACACCGCCACGATCTCCGCGCGCGGGTCCTCTTGATATCCTCTGGCGTGCAGCTCCGAGATGCTACCCGCGCCTACGATACCTACTTTCAGTCGCGCCATCGACGTCTCCGCTTCGCTCTCCATCCTGAGCCACACGCGCCCGGCCTACCACAGACCTGTCAGCCGTCGCGGGCGCCATCACCCGCTCGGCCGCGCGCAATCAGGGTCGGAGAGAATCTGCACTCTTATAAGTGAGCGCGCTCGGAATTGTCAAAACGCTATTGGCGTGGCAAGCCTGTGGAGACGAGCCTGTCATAAGGCCTCCCCCCACCCTCGGTTGAGACTGCTGATGACGCGCCAGCGCTGCCCGCAATGCGACGCCCCGATCGAGCCCGGCGCGCCCTTCTGCCCGGCGTGCGGAGCGCGCGAGCTCAGCGCGCCGGCGTTTGATGACTTCGACGCCGAGATCACCCGCACCGAGATTCAACTTCAGAGCCCCCAGCAGCGCGCGCGCCGCGAGCAGGTCGGCAAGCAGCGGGTGCGCCTGCCAGCGCTCAACACCCGGAGCGGCACCTCGGTGCGCACGCTGATCATCGGCCGCGACCACGGCTGCGACATCGTGCTCGACGCCCCCCAGATCTCTCGCCGACATGTGAGCCTCACCCCGCTGGGCCCCCAGCGCTGGCTTGCGCGCGACCTGGGCACGGCCAACGGCACCTACCTGGGCGACCGCCACCGCCGGCTCACCCAGGCCGAGGTGGGCCAGGACGACGTGCTCTTTTTAGGCAGCTACCGCTTTCCCTTAAGCCGCCTCAAAGAGTTTACGCAACGCGCCGCCAGCCCGCGCTCCGGCGGCCCTTTGAGCCTCCCGCCCGATAAGGCGGTGATCACGCTGGGGCGAGGACCCACCAACGATATTGTGCTGCAGTCGCCGCAGGTCTCGCGCCATCACGCCAGGCTTGTGCGCGAGTCCGGCGGGCTTTTTCTCGAAGATCTCTCCAGCGCAAACGGCACCTTTGTGGGGGGCCAGCGCATCCGCCGCGCGCCCATTGAGCACGATCAGATCTTCAGCCTGGGCAGCTTCGCGCTGCGCCTGGATCTTCAGAAGATGCGCCTTCAGAAGTCCTACCGCGGCGACATCTTGCTGCAGGCCGAGAACCTGCGCGTGGAGGTCCCCACCCCGCAAGGGACGCGCCGCCTGCTCGATGGCATCTCCTTTACGGTGTATCCCACGGAAATCGTTGGACTTCTCGGCCCATCCGGCGCCGGGAAAACCACGCTCCTCAACGCGCTCATCGCCTACACGCGCCCCTCGTACGGACGCACACTGCTCAACGGCGATGAGATCTTTGCGCATTACGATCGCTACCGCGGCGCCATCGGTTATGTGCCTCAGGAAGACATCATTCACAGCGAGCTGACCGTCTACCAGTCGCTCTACTACACCGCGAAGTTACGTCTTCCGCCGGACACCACCGACCAGGAAATCGACCAGCGCATCTGGCAGGTGCTCCATGATCTGGAGATCGCCCAGACCGCCGACCTGCGCATCGGCTCCCCGGAGCAAAAGGGCATCAGCGGCGGGCAGCGAAAGCGCGTGAACCTGGCGATGGAGCTTCTGACCGACCCCAGCCTGCTCTGCCTCGATGAGCCCACCAGCGGCCTGGCCAGCGAAGATGCGCTTAACGTGATGCAGCTTCTGCGGCGCCTGGCCGACCGCGGCAAGACGATCCTGCTCACCATCCACCAGCCCTCGCTTAAAGCCTATCGGCTGATGGACAACACGCTCTACCTGGCCGATGGCGAGCAGGTCTATTACGGGCCGGCCTTCCCCGACTCGATGCTCTATTTTAATCCGGAGGTCGACGCCGACTCGGAGGCCGCCGAGCCCCTTTTAAACGATCCGGGAAGCTGCATGCGCCCGCTGGTGGCCGCCGCGCGCGCCGGCGAGCCGATGGAGACCTTTGCGGCGCGCTACCGCCAGAGCGCGTATTTTGAAGAGTTTGTGGCCGCGCGAAGACGCGCCTCCGAGGAGGTTCACCTCAGCCCGGATACTCGCCGAAAGCCCCCGACCTTTGAGCTGCGCCAGCTGCGCACGCTGATCCACCGCTACCTCAACATCAAACTCAAAGATCGCGTCGGCACGCTGATCCTGTTGATCCAGGCCCCGATCGTGGCGCTCCTGCTCAACCTGGTCTTTTTTCAGGATGAGGGTGGGGTCTTTACCCGCATGGAGCACACCCCGCTGGCGCTCTTTCTGCTGGTGATCTCGGCGATCTGGTTCGGGGGCTCCAACGCCGCGCGCGAGATCGTGGGGGAGCAGGCCATCTACCGCCGCGAGCGCATGGTCAACCTCTCGATCCCGGCCTATGTGGCGAGCAAGTTTGTGGTGCTGGGGCTCTTCTGCCTGATCCAATGTGTGGCGTTGCTCTCGCTGACTTACGGCCCGCTGGGTTTTCACGGCCACCCGCTGGTGCACCTGCTCACGCTCTGGCTCTGCGCGCTGGCCGGGCTGTCCACCGGGCTGTTGCTCTCGGCGGCGGTGCGCACCAGCGAGGCGGCGATTGCGCTGGTGCCGATTGTGCTCATCCCCCAGGTGATTTTAGGCGGGGCGATCATGCCGGTGGAGCGCATGGACACGCTCACCCGCGCGCTCAGCGCCACAACCTTTAGCCGCTTTGGCTTTGAGGCGATGATCCACACCGAAGATCGCGCGCTGGCCTACGAGATCCCGCTCGATGAGCTGCCCATGGCCACCCCGGAGATGCCTGTAGCGATGCCGCTGATGCCCCATCCCCTCGATCGTTTTTACGGGGAGGCGCAGGCCGGCCAGCTTCCGGATCTGGGGGCGCTGGGAGGTTTTACCCTGGTGCTGCTCAGCGGCGTGGCGCTCACGCTGCGCCGCCGCGACATGGATTAGGACACCGTCAGCGATCATCGCTGCTGCGTTGAGAACGTCGTGGACTGCGTCGCAAAGCGTCGACGATGCGAAGTTTTGAACGTCGTAGCCAGCGCCCGCAACATGTGCTCACAGCATCGTAAGACGTTGCACGTCACCAAAACTTGCCGACTTTTACGACGATTTACACCTGAAGCTCCTAAAAGCGGCTGAAATTCTGTCGAAAGCTTCGCGGGCTTTTGATACCATCGCGTCTACAGAGTTTGGGTTATTCCCGGTCCACATCATTTCGCGCCACGCTGACTTCCCTGCAACGCGCTCCTCACCTCACAGGGTACGAACCATGCGAACAACGCTCATAAAATGGACGCTCCCCGCGCTGATCGCGCTGACTGCTCTGGCCTGTTCAGATGAAACCAAAGTGACCAGCTGCCCGGACGGCCAGGAGCGCAACCCCGTCAGCGGCGAATGCCGCCCCGGTGGTGAAGACTCCAATGATCCCGACGGGGGCGATCCCGGTGACGCCGGTGACGGCGATACCGATGGCGGCGGTGATCTTATCGATGCGGACCATCCTCATGACGGGCGCGATGATCTTCCCCCCTGGGACGATGAGAGCGGCGACGGGGTGCCCAACCAGTACGACAACTGCCCCTTTGCCCATAACCCCGATCAGGCCGACAGCGACGGCGACGGCATCGGCGATGTCTGCGACAACTGCCCGGACACCTCCAACACCGATCAAGCGGCGTTTACGACCAACCCCGTCGATGATCGCGGCATTGTCATGGGCAACGCCTGCGCCCCGGGTGTGGAGTACGTCGACACGGTGACCGACGACGACGGCGACGGCACCCCCTCGACCCTGGACAACTGCCCGGACGTGGCCAACGCCGACCAGGCCGACAGCGACGGCGACAGCATCGGCGATGCCTGCGACAACTGCCCCTTTGCGGCCAACGTTGACCAGACCGCCAGCCCCGGCAACCCCACCGGCGACAACGGCCTTGTGGTGGGTGACGCCTGCGCGCCGGAGCCCGGTCAGATCCCCATCTGCGAAGAACAGACCACCGAGTTTGAGCGCCTTAACCCCAACGTCTACGTCGTGCTCGACCTCTCCGGCTCCATGGACTACGGCGTGGGTGGACCGAGCGACAGCAGCCGACCCAACCGCTGGGAGCGCGCCGTGGCCGGGATGAACACCGTGGCCACCGAACTTCATGATGAGATTCGCTTTGGCGTGGGCACCTTCACCGGCAACTGCAACCTTTCCGCGCTGACCAACCGCCTGTCCATGGGCGACCATAACGCCGCCACCATCCAGAACTCCTACAGCGGTCTGAACCCCAACGGCGGCACCCCGCTGGACTGGGCGCTTCAGAACGTGATCAACAACGATCGCGTCAGCGACGGCAACGACCCGCTCGACGATCAGCGTGTCAAGTCCGTGCTGCTCATCACCGACGGTGAGCCGGGCTGCGGCGAGGTCGAAGGCGCGCGCCAGAAGATCGTCGAACTGCGCAACCGCGGCGTCTACACCTTCGTGGTCGGCTTCGCCTTCGACTCTCCCAGTCTGCAGACCTTCGCCACCGCCGGCGGCACCGGCTCGCCATACCTGGCCAGCGACGCCACCCAGCTGGCGAACGCCGTGCGCGACATCTCCAACATCCTGGTGAGCTGCTCCTACAACCTCGACCAGACCCCGCCCGATCCCAATCAGATCTGGGTCTCGGTCAACGGCACCTACCTGCCCCAGAGCGACCTCTCCTACAACGCCAACGACAACGTGCTGACCCTCTCGGAGTCGGCCTGCTCGCAGGTCCGCGCGATCGACGCCGAGGCCCTCGACCTGCAGATCAAGATGGGCTGCGCCAACGCCTGTGTGCCCGAGCAGCCCACCGGCCTCTGCGACCTCTACTACCAGACCTGCGGCGAGCCGCTGGAGTGTGAGAGCTGCTCGGCGGAGACCTGCGACGGTGTTGATAATAACTGTGATGGCCGCGTCGATGAGGGTTGCCCGGAGTGCTCCATCAACGGCTCGAGCTGTGAGTCGGATGCGGATTGCTGCGGCAACCTGGTCTGCGGCAGCGAAGGCACCTGTGGCTTCGGCTGCTTCCCGGCCAACGTCGCCTGCACCAGCAACGCCGACTGCTGCAGCGGCCAGTGCGCGCCGGTCTCCGGTTCGGAGTTTGGCACCTGCATCATCGGCTAAGGCTGCTTAGCACCAACGCATGAAGAAACCCCCGCGGGCGTCAGCCCGCGGGGGTTTTGTTTTTTGTTCAGGTTTATTCAGGTTTATTCAGGCATGCAACGTCGCGTGGCGTGTCAGGAGCGCGCGCGCAACGACGCACGGCCAACTTCACTCATGCATGCGCTCAGGGCGTAAAGGCGCGCTGCATCTCCTCCAGAGCGCGCTCCAGGCTATCTTCCACCTTCTGGCGGGTGACCTCGGTGGCCTCCTGCGACGCGGGATGCAAGAAGGCATCGGGGTCGCTGGTATGTTCGTGCGGCTCGGGAGTCTCGGCCGGCTCAAACATCACATCGACGCATTGAGGCCCGGCGTAGAGTTCAAAGAGATGGGTGCGCACCGCCTGCGCGCGCACCTCGCGCGCGGCCAGCTCGGCCTGGCGCTGCGCGCGACGCTCGGCCCAGCTTACTGCGGCGTCGGCGTTGGCAGCCTCTTCGGCGGCCTGGCGGCTGGCCTCAAAGGCGCGCTGCGTGAGGATCTGCGCGCGACGCCGCGCCTCGCGCTCCTCCCTGTATTCCGCGTTGAGGCGTCGGGCGCGCTCGATACGTGATTCACGCGCGACGCCTTCGGTGTAGCGAATGGTGCCGGCGGCCCTTAGCCCGCGCTCCCCGTGCACCCAGATCACCTGCGATGATGTTGGCGGGCTCACCTCCCTGTCCCCACTCGCCCCGGTCTCCCACACCCCTGTTCCCCACATCCCCATGCCCAACGCCAGGATGCCTGCGGCACCGATCGCACTGGACTGGACAAGCCAATTCGGGCTGATCATGATCGCACCTCGTCAAAGACCCTTGTCGTCCCCTCCTCTCAAATATGCCCCCGACTTCCCCCGGGTAAAGCAGGCCACCTCATGACCGAGCCATCTTCCCAGCCCTCCACCGATCTTCGCTCGGAGAACGCTTCTGATCGTTCGTCGGAGATCGCCTCGACGCCTCCGCGTATGCTTCTGCCCCTGGCGCTGGCCGCCGCGGTGGGGCTTGCCGCCGCGCACTTTTTGCTGACGCCACCGCTGGTGGCGCTGGCCCAGGGCCAACTTCAGGCCGCCGCCGGCGCCTGGTTCTTCGCCCCGGCCACACTGGCCGCGCTGGCCTTTCTGGTGGGTCAGGTGCAGCCCGGCCAGGCCCGCGCCACCCCCGCGCTCCGGCCGCACCATATCCCCCTTTTTGCAGCCCTGGT
This genomic window contains:
- a CDS encoding FHA domain-containing protein, which produces MTRQRCPQCDAPIEPGAPFCPACGARELSAPAFDDFDAEITRTEIQLQSPQQRARREQVGKQRVRLPALNTRSGTSVRTLIIGRDHGCDIVLDAPQISRRHVSLTPLGPQRWLARDLGTANGTYLGDRHRRLTQAEVGQDDVLFLGSYRFPLSRLKEFTQRAASPRSGGPLSLPPDKAVITLGRGPTNDIVLQSPQVSRHHARLVRESGGLFLEDLSSANGTFVGGQRIRRAPIEHDQIFSLGSFALRLDLQKMRLQKSYRGDILLQAENLRVEVPTPQGTRRLLDGISFTVYPTEIVGLLGPSGAGKTTLLNALIAYTRPSYGRTLLNGDEIFAHYDRYRGAIGYVPQEDIIHSELTVYQSLYYTAKLRLPPDTTDQEIDQRIWQVLHDLEIAQTADLRIGSPEQKGISGGQRKRVNLAMELLTDPSLLCLDEPTSGLASEDALNVMQLLRRLADRGKTILLTIHQPSLKAYRLMDNTLYLADGEQVYYGPAFPDSMLYFNPEVDADSEAAEPLLNDPGSCMRPLVAAARAGEPMETFAARYRQSAYFEEFVAARRRASEEVHLSPDTRRKPPTFELRQLRTLIHRYLNIKLKDRVGTLILLIQAPIVALLLNLVFFQDEGGVFTRMEHTPLALFLLVISAIWFGGSNAAREIVGEQAIYRRERMVNLSIPAYVASKFVVLGLFCLIQCVALLSLTYGPLGFHGHPLVHLLTLWLCALAGLSTGLLLSAAVRTSEAAIALVPIVLIPQVILGGAIMPVERMDTLTRALSATTFSRFGFEAMIHTEDRALAYEIPLDELPMATPEMPVAMPLMPHPLDRFYGEAQAGQLPDLGALGGFTLVLLSGVALTLRRRDMD
- a CDS encoding VWA domain-containing protein; the encoded protein is MTSCPDGQERNPVSGECRPGGEDSNDPDGGDPGDAGDGDTDGGGDLIDADHPHDGRDDLPPWDDESGDGVPNQYDNCPFAHNPDQADSDGDGIGDVCDNCPDTSNTDQAAFTTNPVDDRGIVMGNACAPGVEYVDTVTDDDGDGTPSTLDNCPDVANADQADSDGDSIGDACDNCPFAANVDQTASPGNPTGDNGLVVGDACAPEPGQIPICEEQTTEFERLNPNVYVVLDLSGSMDYGVGGPSDSSRPNRWERAVAGMNTVATELHDEIRFGVGTFTGNCNLSALTNRLSMGDHNAATIQNSYSGLNPNGGTPLDWALQNVINNDRVSDGNDPLDDQRVKSVLLITDGEPGCGEVEGARQKIVELRNRGVYTFVVGFAFDSPSLQTFATAGGTGSPYLASDATQLANAVRDISNILVSCSYNLDQTPPDPNQIWVSVNGTYLPQSDLSYNANDNVLTLSESACSQVRAIDAEALDLQIKMGCANACVPEQPTGLCDLYYQTCGEPLECESCSAETCDGVDNNCDGRVDEGCPECSINGSSCESDADCCGNLVCGSEGTCGFGCFPANVACTSNADCCSGQCAPVSGSEFGTCIIG